The Mycolicibacterium flavescens genomic interval GCGTCCCCCCGTGCCGGTCTACGGCGCGTGAGCGGCCGGGTCGTCGGTCAGGGTTCGCACACCACCAACGGGATCACGCGGTCGGTCCAGGACTGGTAATCCTCGTACGTCGGGTACATCTCGACCAGCCGTGGCCAGTACGTCGCACGTTCCTCTTCGGTCGCGTCGCGCGCGGTCAGGTCGAGTACCTCGCTTTTGATCTGCACCTGGACGCGGGGATCGGCCTTGAGGTTCAGGTACCACATCGGGTGCTTGTCGCTGCCGCCCTTCGACGCGGCGACGATGACCTTGTCGCCGTCGCGGTGAAAGTACAGCGGGCTGACCCGCGGTTGGCCGCTCTTGCGCCCGGTGGTCGTCAGCAGGGCCACCGGGATGCCCTGGAACTCGCCGCCGAGCCCTTCACCGTTGTTGCGGCGATACATAAAGGTGTTGAGCCTCGACATCTGTTTGACGAAGAAGTCCGAAGCCTTCGTATCCATGAAGCGTGGCCGCGACTTTGGCATGGCCGCCATCCTATGCTCGATCGATGGGCACAGTCTCTGACACCGATCGCATCGCCGCTGCGGAGTCCTATATCGATGCGCTGGTCAGCCATCGCGGCGACGACGTCCCCTTCGCGCCGGACTGCATCAGGATCGAGAACGGTCTCAAGACCGGCTTCTCGGGTGCGCATCTGCGCCGCAGCCTGAATGGCGGACCACAGTTCCGGATCATCTCGGCGATCGTCGATCGTGAATTCCGCGTCGACGGCGACGAAGTGCACGCGACGTTCACCGTCGTCACGAAGCCGCGAATCGCGGGTCGCCGCGTGGGTGCCCGCACCGAGGAGACCTTCCTCATTCCGGCTGACGACGGAAAGATCCACCACATCCACGCGCGCGTGCGACCGGTACTGCTGCGCGACTGAGCACGCGCAAACTGCCTCTCTGTCCGACGGTTTCGGGCAGGAGGTGCGACTAGATCCGTTCGATGATCGTGCCTGTGGACAGCGCACCGCCGGCACACATCGTGACCAACGCGGTGCTCTTGTCGGTGCGCTCCAACTCGTGCAGGGCGGTGGTGATCAGCCGGCTGCCGGTGCTGCCGACGGGGTGGCCGAGCGCGATCGCGCCGCCGTTGACGTTGACGCGGTCCATGTCGGGTTCGTGTACCCGGGCCCACGACAGGACGACCGAGGCGAAGGCCTCGTTGATCTCGACGATGTCGATGTCGCCCATCTTCATACCGGCCTTTTCGAGCACCTTCGCCGTCGACTGAACCGGCCCGTCGAGGTGGTAGTACGGTTCGGCGCCGACCAGCGCCTGGCTCACGATGCGCGCCCGCGGGCGCAGGCCGTGGGCTTTGGCCACATCACTGTCCATCCACAGCACGGCGGCCGCACCGTCGGAGATCTGCGACGAGGTGCCGGCGGTGTGGATGCCGTCCTCGAGTACCGGCTTCAGCGATGCCAAACCCTCGAGGGTGGTGTCGCGTAGGCCCTGGTCGCGCGTCACGACGTGGCGCTCACTGGTGGGCTGTTTCTGCTCGTCGAGCACGGGAGCCTCGATGCCGCTGATTTCGCGGTCGAACCGGCCTTCGGCCCATGCCTGCTTGGCCTTGCGCTGGGACTCGAAGCCGAACTGGTCGATGTCCTCGCGGGTGATCCCGCGCCGTTTGGCGATCCGCTCGGCGGCGGTGAACTGGTCGGGCAGGTCGATGTCCCACGACGCCGGCCGCAGGATGCTGCGGTCGGGGCCGGCGTTGGCGCCGAGGCCGACGCGGCTCATCGCCTCGATACCGCAGGCGATGCCGATGTCGATGGCGCCCGCTGCGATCAATCCGGCAATGAGCCCGTTGGCCTGCTGGCCGCTGCCGCACTGGCAGTCCACGGTCATCGCGCCGACGTGCTCGGGCAGGCCGGCCACCAGCCAGCTCACCCGGGTGATGTTGTTGGACTGTTCGCCGTACTGGGTGACACAGCCCCCGACGACCTGTTCGACATCAGCGGCGTTGATCCCGGCCTTCTCCACGAGGGCCTTCTGGGTGGCGCCGAGCAACTCGGTGGCGTGTAGACCGGATAGCCAGCCGTTGCGCTTACCGATGGGGCTACGGGTGGCTTCGACGATGACAGGGTTACCCATTCCGTCAGGCTAGAACACGTTTCATTACTCTGACAAGCGGCGTTGATGACCTGCCTTTTATCTGCGCAGAAGGCATGTTTTACTGGCACTAGAACATGTTGCAATAACTGTTGCGGAGGAGCTTCCCCCATGCCTTGCCCGAATATCCCAGCCGACTTCGACTTCCTCGACGCGAGCCTGAACCTGGAGCGCCTGCCCGTCGAAGAGCTGGCCGAGTTGCGCAAGTCCGAGCCGATCCACTGGGTCGACGTGCCGGGTGGCACCGGTGGCTTCGGCGACAAGGGTTACTGGCTGGTGACCAAGCACGCCGACGTCAAAGAGGTCTCGAAGCGCAACGACGTCTTCGGCAGCTCACCGGACGGCGCCATCCCGGTCTGGCCGCAGGACATGACGCGCGATGCCATCGATTTGCAGAAGGCCGTCCTGCTGAACATGGACGCGCCGCAGCACACCCGTCTTCGCAAGATCATCTCGCGCGGCTTCACGCCCCGCGCCGTGGGACGGCTCGAAGACGAACTGCGTTCTCGGGCGCAGAAGATCGCCGAGACCGCCGCGGCCGAGGGCTCCGGCGACTTCGTCGAACAGGTCTCGTGCGAACTTCCGCTGCAGGCCATCGCCGAACTGCTCGGCGTCCCGCAGGACGACCGCGACAAGATCTTCCGTTGGTCCAATGAGATGACCGCCGGCGAAGACCCCGAGTACGCCGACGTCGATCCTGCGGTGTCGTCGTTCGAGTTGATCCAGTACGCGATGAAGATGGCCGAGGAGCGGGCCAAGAACCCGACCGAAGACATCGTCACCAAGCTGATCGAGGCCGACATCGAAGGCGAGAAGCTTTCCGATGACGAGTTCGGCTTCTTCGTCGTGATGCTCGCGGTCGCCGGTAACGAGACCACCCGCAACTCCATCACCCACGGGATGATCGCGTTCTCGCAGAATCCCGACCAGTGGGAGCTCTACAAGCGCGAACGCCCCGAGACCGCCGCCGACGAGATCGTGCGTTGGGCCACCCCGGTTTCGGCCTTCCAGCGCACCGCGTTGGAGGATGTCGAGCTGGGTGGCGTGCAGATCAAGAAGGGGCAGCGGGTCGTGATGTCCTACCGCTCGGCCAACTTCGACGAAGAGGTCTTCGAGAACCCGCACAAGTTCGACATCCTGCGCGATCCCAATCCGCACGTCGGCTTCGGTGGCACCGGCGCGCACTACTGCATCGGCGCGAACCTGGCGAAGATGACCATCAACCTGATCTTCAACGCGGTCGCCGACCACATGCCCGATCTCAAGCCGATCGGCGAGCCCGAGCGGCTCAAGTCGGGCTGGCTCAACGGCATCAAGCACTGGCAGGTGGATTACACCGGAAAGTGCCCGGTCACCAACAGCTGACGACGTAAGTTGTAGCGACCGCGAAATTTCCCGGTATCAAGGAGGATTCGGGTGGACTTCAGTCCAGACGAAGGGCAGCAGGCTGTCGCCGACGTGGTGACCTCGGTGCTGACCCGGGACAACAGCTGGGACGCACTGGTGTCCGGCGGCGTGACAGCCCTGGCGGTTCCCGAGCGTCTCGGCGGCGACGGCGTCGGCCTGCCCGAGGTGGCCACCGCGCTCACCGAGATCGGCAGGCACGCCACGATCAGCCCCGCGTTGGCCACGCTGGGTCTGGGGTTGTTGCCCCTTCTCGAATCGGCGACCGACGAGCAGCAGGACCGCTATCTGTCCGGGGTCGCCAAAGGCGCAGTCCTCTCGGCCGCGCTCAACGAGTCGGGGGCGCCGCTACCGGATCGGCCCGCGGTCACGTTCGCCGATGGCCGGCTCAACGGTACGAAGGTCGCCGTTCCCTATGCGGAACAGGCGGATTGGCTCGTCGTCACCACCGACACCGCCGTGGTGGTGGTGTCGCCGAAGGCCGACGGCGTGGTGGTGACGAAGACGCCGACCTCCAACCACGGTGACGAGTACGCGGTGACGTTCACCGATGCCGCCGTCGACGGCACGCTCGAGGGCGCGCAGCCGCGACGGATCAATCAGCTGGCCCTCGCCGCGATCGGTGCGTTGGCTTCGGGGCTGGTCGCCGGCGCGCTGCGGCTCACCGCCGACTACGTGGCCAATCGCGAGCAGTTCGGCAAGCCGCTGTCGACCTTCCAGACCGTCGCTGCGCAGCTCGCCGAGGTCTACATCGCCTCGCGCACACTGACATTGGCGGCTAACTCGGTGACCTGGCGACTGTCCGAAGGCCGCGACGCTGACGACGATATCGACATCCTCGGATATTGGCTGGCCTCGCAGGCGCCTCCGGTGATGCAGCTCTGCCATCACCTGCATGGCGGCATGGGTATGGACATCGCCTACCCGATGGACCGCTACTACTCCTCGATCAAGGACCTCGCCCGCCTCGTGGGTGGTCCGTCACACCGGCTCGACTTGGTGGGAGCCGCACTGGGCGAGCGAGGGGACGGGAAATAGGAATGTTCATCGAACTGACGCCCGAACAGAAGCAGTTGCAGGCCGAACTGCGCGAGTACTTCTCCAGTCTCATCTCCCCGGAAGAGGCCAAGGAGATGGAGAAAGATCGCCACGGCAAGGCGTACCGCACGGTCATCAAACGGATGGGCTCGGACGGCAAGCTCGGCGTCGGCTGGCCGAAGGAATTCGGCGGCTTGGGTTTTGGGCCCATCGAACAGTCGATCTTCGTCAACGAGGCGCAGCGGGCCGACGTACCGCTGCCCGCCGTCACCCTGCAGACCGTCGGGCCCACGCTGCAGCAGTACGGCACCGAAGAGCAGAAGAAGAAGTTCCTGCCAGCGATCCTCGCGGGCGAGGTTCACTTCGCGATCGGCTACACCGAGCCCGAAGCGGGCACCGACCTGGCCTCGCTGCGCACCACGGCCGTGCGCCAGGGCGACGAGTACATCGTCAACGGGCAGAAGGTGTTCACCACCGGCGGGCACGACGCCGACTACATCTGGCTGGCGTGTCGCACCGATCCGGAAGCGGTGAAGCACAAGGGGATATCGATCCTCATCGTCGACACCAAGGACCCCGGATACTCGTGGACGCCGATGATCCTGTCCGACGGCGCCCACCACACCAACGCGACGTACTACAACGACGTTCGGGTGCCGGCCGACATGCTCGTCGGCGAGGAGAACGCCGGGTGGAAGCTGATCACCACCCAGCTGAACAACGAGCGCGTGATGCTGGGACCCGCCGGCCGATTCGCCAGCCTGTATGACCACGTGCACGCGTGGGCGTCGAAACCCGGTGGCAACGGCGCCATTCCGATCAATCACGACGATGTCAAGCGCTCACTCGGCGAGCTCAAGGCGATGTGGCGCATCAACGAACTGCTCAACTGGCAGGTCGCCGCGGCGGGGGAGACCATCGACGTCGCCGACGCCGCAGCCACCAAGGTGTTCGGCACCGAGCGGATCCAGTACGCCGGGCGCCTAGCCGAGGAGATCGTCGGCAAGTACGGTAACCCGGCCGAGCCGGAGACCGCCGAACTGCTGGAATGGCTTGACTCGCAGACAAAACGGAACCTGGTGATCACGTTCGGTGGAGGTGTCAACGAGGTGATGCGGGAGATGATCGCGGCCGCAGGCTTGAAGGTGCCGAGGGTTCCGCGGTGAGCGCCGACCTGAGGGCGGACATCGAGAAGATCAAGGCGGACGGCAAGAGCGAGCCGCGCACCGGTCGAGATCCGGTCAATCAGCCAATGATCCACCATTGGGTCGACGCCATCGGTGACCGGAACCCCGTCTACGTGGACGAGGCAGCGGCCAGGGCCGCGGGCCACCCCGGCATCGTGGCGCCGCCGGCGATGATCCAGGTGTGGACGATGGGCGGGCTAGGTCAGGGCCGCTCGGACGATGATCCGCTGACCAAGATGATGCAACTCTTCGACGATGCCGGCTACGTTGGCGTGGTCGCCACCAATTGCGAGCAGACATACCACCGGTATCTGCGCCCGGGCGAAGAGGTCAGCATCCACGCTGAGATCACAGACGTTGTGGGCCCGAAGCGGACAGCGCTGGGTGAGGGATACTTCATCAACCAACTCATCACCTGGCAGGTGGGCGACGAGGGTGTCGCCGAAATGGTTTGGCGCATCATGAAATTCAAGCCCGCCGAGAAAGACGCGGGCGCGCCGGTGCCCGACGATCTGGACGCGGACATGATGATGCGGCCGGCCTCGTCCCGCGACACCAAGTTCTTCTGGGACGGCGTCAATGCCCATGAGTTGCGCATCCAGAAGCGCGACGACGGCACGCTGGTGCATCCTCCGATACCCGCGATCTGGCAGGACAAAGACCTGCCGACCGACTACGTCGTCGCCAGCGGTAAGGGCACGGTGTTCAGTTTCGTCGTGCACCACGCGCCGAAGGTGCCCGGTCGCACGTTGCCGTTCGTCATCGCCCTTGTCGAGCTCGAGGAAGGTGTGCGGATGCTCGGGCAGCTCCGAAACGTTGACCCGGCCACCGTGGAGATCGGAATGCCGGTTCGCGCAACGTATATCGACTTCCCCGAAGGTGACTCCGGTCCGGCGTGGACGCTCTACGCGTGGGAGCCTGACGAGGAGGGCACAGCGTGAGCGCACCCGCAGTCGAGGTCGGTACCAAGCTCCCCGAGCTCGCCCTGTACGGCGACCCGACATTCATCGTGTCGACGGCCATCGCCACCCGTGACTACCAGGATGTCCATCACGACAGGGACAAGGCGCAGGCCAAGGGCAGCAAGGACATCTTCGTCAACATCCTCACTGACACCGGCCTGGTGCAGCGGTACATCACCGACTGGGCGGGCCCGACCGCGGTCATCAAATCCATCTCGCTTCGGCTGGGCGTGCCGTGGTACGCCTACGACACGGTGACGTTCTCCGGTGAGGTGACCGGGATCGACGACGGGCTGATCACGCTGAAGATTGTCGGCAGCAACAGCCTGGGCGACCACGTGATCGCCACCGCCACACTCGTTATCGGAGGGAACGCCTGATGTCGAGTGGACTGTCGGGGAAGGCGGCGATCGTCGGCATCGGCGCCACCGACTTCTCGAAGAACTCCGGCCGCAGCGAGCTTCGGCTCGCGTCCGAAGCGGTGCTGGACGCGCTCGACGATGCGGGCCTGACACCCGCCGACGTCGACGGCATGGTCACCTTCACGATGGACTCCAACACCGAGGTTGCGATCGCGCGGGCGACGGGCATCGGCGAGTTGAAGTTCTTCTCCAAGATCCACCACGGAGGTGGCGCTGCCTGCGCGACCGTTCAGCAGGCGGCGATCGCCGTAGCGACTGGTGTCGCGGATTGCGTTGTGGCATACCGCGCGTTCAACGAGAGATCCGGTGTCCGGTTCGGCCAGGTGCAGATGCGCCTGGTCGAGAACGCCGACTCGACCGGCGTCGACAACTCGTTCTCCTATCCGCACGGTTTGTCGACGCCGGCTGCGCAGGTCGCGATGATCGCCCGGCGGTACATGCACCAGTCCGGCGCGACCAGCAGGGACTTCGGCATGATCTCGGTCGCGGACCGCAAACACGCCGCAAAAAACCCCAAGGCGTACTTCTACGAGAAGCCGATCACCATCGAGGATCACCAGAATTCGCGGTGGATCGCCGAACCCCTCCGGCTTCTCGACTGCTGCCAGGAAACCGACGGCGGTGTCGCGTTGGTCGTGACATCCGCCGAGCGGGCCAAGGACCTCAAACACCGGCCAGCGGTCATCGAGGCGGCCTCGCAGGGTTCCAGCCCGGACCAGTACTCGATGACCAGCTACTACCGACCGGAGTTGGGACTGCCCGAGATGGGGCTCGTCGGCAGGCAGTTGTGGTCGCAGTCGGGGCTGAAGCCGCAGGACATCCAGACCGCGATCCTCTACGACCATTTCACCCCGTTCACCCTGATCCAGTTGGAAGAGCTCGGGTTCTGCGACAAGGGCGATGCCAAGGACTTCATCAAGGACGGGGCGATCGAAGTCGGCGGGCGGCTTCCGATCAACACCCACGGCGGCCAGTTGGGCGAGGCGTACATCCACGGCATGAACGGGATCGCCGAGGGCGTTCGCCAGCTGCGGGGGACATCGGTCAATCCGGTTCCGAATGTCGAGCACGTCCTCGTCACCGCGGGTACCGGTGTCCCGACATCCGGGCTGATCCTGGGTTGATCGGCGTGCGGCTGGGGTCGCTCCGCCTATTACCCTCTGAGGTGTGAACTCGCCAAGGCCGCCTCAGTCGGACGACCGTGATCCGGATTTCTCTGCCGGTCAGGGCAATTGGGGCCGCCGGTACGACGAG includes:
- a CDS encoding MaoC-like protein is translated as MSAPAVEVGTKLPELALYGDPTFIVSTAIATRDYQDVHHDRDKAQAKGSKDIFVNILTDTGLVQRYITDWAGPTAVIKSISLRLGVPWYAYDTVTFSGEVTGIDDGLITLKIVGSNSLGDHVIATATLVIGGNA
- the fadA_1 gene encoding 3-ketoacyl-CoA thiolase; this encodes MGNPVIVEATRSPIGKRNGWLSGLHATELLGATQKALVEKAGINAADVEQVVGGCVTQYGEQSNNITRVSWLVAGLPEHVGAMTVDCQCGSGQQANGLIAGLIAAGAIDIGIACGIEAMSRVGLGANAGPDRSILRPASWDIDLPDQFTAAERIAKRRGITREDIDQFGFESQRKAKQAWAEGRFDREISGIEAPVLDEQKQPTSERHVVTRDQGLRDTTLEGLASLKPVLEDGIHTAGTSSQISDGAAAVLWMDSDVAKAHGLRPRARIVSQALVGAEPYYHLDGPVQSTAKVLEKAGMKMGDIDIVEINEAFASVVLSWARVHEPDMDRVNVNGGAIALGHPVGSTGSRLITTALHELERTDKSTALVTMCAGGALSTGTIIERI
- the caiA_1 gene encoding acyl-CoA dehydrogenase; this encodes MDFSPDEGQQAVADVVTSVLTRDNSWDALVSGGVTALAVPERLGGDGVGLPEVATALTEIGRHATISPALATLGLGLLPLLESATDEQQDRYLSGVAKGAVLSAALNESGAPLPDRPAVTFADGRLNGTKVAVPYAEQADWLVVTTDTAVVVVSPKADGVVVTKTPTSNHGDEYAVTFTDAAVDGTLEGAQPRRINQLALAAIGALASGLVAGALRLTADYVANREQFGKPLSTFQTVAAQLAEVYIASRTLTLAANSVTWRLSEGRDADDDIDILGYWLASQAPPVMQLCHHLHGGMGMDIAYPMDRYYSSIKDLARLVGGPSHRLDLVGAALGERGDGK
- a CDS encoding putative nucleic-acid-binding protein containing a Zn-ribbon, coding for MSADLRADIEKIKADGKSEPRTGRDPVNQPMIHHWVDAIGDRNPVYVDEAAARAAGHPGIVAPPAMIQVWTMGGLGQGRSDDDPLTKMMQLFDDAGYVGVVATNCEQTYHRYLRPGEEVSIHAEITDVVGPKRTALGEGYFINQLITWQVGDEGVAEMVWRIMKFKPAEKDAGAPVPDDLDADMMMRPASSRDTKFFWDGVNAHELRIQKRDDGTLVHPPIPAIWQDKDLPTDYVVASGKGTVFSFVVHHAPKVPGRTLPFVIALVELEEGVRMLGQLRNVDPATVEIGMPVRATYIDFPEGDSGPAWTLYAWEPDEEGTA
- a CDS encoding acetyl-CoA acetyltransferase, encoding MSSGLSGKAAIVGIGATDFSKNSGRSELRLASEAVLDALDDAGLTPADVDGMVTFTMDSNTEVAIARATGIGELKFFSKIHHGGGAACATVQQAAIAVATGVADCVVAYRAFNERSGVRFGQVQMRLVENADSTGVDNSFSYPHGLSTPAAQVAMIARRYMHQSGATSRDFGMISVADRKHAAKNPKAYFYEKPITIEDHQNSRWIAEPLRLLDCCQETDGGVALVVTSAERAKDLKHRPAVIEAASQGSSPDQYSMTSYYRPELGLPEMGLVGRQLWSQSGLKPQDIQTAILYDHFTPFTLIQLEELGFCDKGDAKDFIKDGAIEVGGRLPINTHGGQLGEAYIHGMNGIAEGVRQLRGTSVNPVPNVEHVLVTAGTGVPTSGLILG
- a CDS encoding site-specific recombinase XerC; its protein translation is MGTVSDTDRIAAAESYIDALVSHRGDDVPFAPDCIRIENGLKTGFSGAHLRRSLNGGPQFRIISAIVDREFRVDGDEVHATFTVVTKPRIAGRRVGARTEETFLIPADDGKIHHIHARVRPVLLRD
- the ddn_2 gene encoding deazaflavin-dependent nitroreductase family protein, whose product is MPKSRPRFMDTKASDFFVKQMSRLNTFMYRRNNGEGLGGEFQGIPVALLTTTGRKSGQPRVSPLYFHRDGDKVIVAASKGGSDKHPMWYLNLKADPRVQVQIKSEVLDLTARDATEEERATYWPRLVEMYPTYEDYQSWTDRVIPLVVCEP
- a CDS encoding cytochrome P450, which translates into the protein MPCPNIPADFDFLDASLNLERLPVEELAELRKSEPIHWVDVPGGTGGFGDKGYWLVTKHADVKEVSKRNDVFGSSPDGAIPVWPQDMTRDAIDLQKAVLLNMDAPQHTRLRKIISRGFTPRAVGRLEDELRSRAQKIAETAAAEGSGDFVEQVSCELPLQAIAELLGVPQDDRDKIFRWSNEMTAGEDPEYADVDPAVSSFELIQYAMKMAEERAKNPTEDIVTKLIEADIEGEKLSDDEFGFFVVMLAVAGNETTRNSITHGMIAFSQNPDQWELYKRERPETAADEIVRWATPVSAFQRTALEDVELGGVQIKKGQRVVMSYRSANFDEEVFENPHKFDILRDPNPHVGFGGTGAHYCIGANLAKMTINLIFNAVADHMPDLKPIGEPERLKSGWLNGIKHWQVDYTGKCPVTNS
- a CDS encoding acyl-CoA dehydrogenase — translated: MFIELTPEQKQLQAELREYFSSLISPEEAKEMEKDRHGKAYRTVIKRMGSDGKLGVGWPKEFGGLGFGPIEQSIFVNEAQRADVPLPAVTLQTVGPTLQQYGTEEQKKKFLPAILAGEVHFAIGYTEPEAGTDLASLRTTAVRQGDEYIVNGQKVFTTGGHDADYIWLACRTDPEAVKHKGISILIVDTKDPGYSWTPMILSDGAHHTNATYYNDVRVPADMLVGEENAGWKLITTQLNNERVMLGPAGRFASLYDHVHAWASKPGGNGAIPINHDDVKRSLGELKAMWRINELLNWQVAAAGETIDVADAAATKVFGTERIQYAGRLAEEIVGKYGNPAEPETAELLEWLDSQTKRNLVITFGGGVNEVMREMIAAAGLKVPRVPR